A stretch of the Erinaceus europaeus chromosome 1, mEriEur2.1, whole genome shotgun sequence genome encodes the following:
- the MKKS gene encoding molecular chaperone MKKS translates to MSRLEAKKPSLCESEPLTSERVRATLSVLKGIITSCYGPSGRLKQLHNGLGGYVCTTSQSSALLAHLSVTHPILKILTTAMQNHVSCFSDCGLFTAILCCNLIENVLRIGLPPTTVIKLNKHLLSLSTNYLKSEFCGCRIPVNFSNTEMLLCLVRSILTSKPACMLTHKEVDHVSALILKSFLLTIPENVQDRVILGKSIIVPLKGQRVIDSTVLPGILIEISDVQLMKMLPTKNSDSLKVALFCASLSGDLTGTGEGSMVVTYGVSLENAALDQLLNLGNQLVNDHVDLVMCQKVVHPSLKQFLSTHHVIVIDRLGAALMEPLSKVTGTQPIGSLDSVSPSSYGSVKDLSSARFGSKHFLHLITYESTICSFLLCNRNETTWDELKLTCQTALHVLQLTIKEPWVLLGGGCTETHLAAYIRHKACREPESILKDGYSQTELQLVVGAYCSALESLAGSLEHDGGDILTDMKYGHFWLAQTNSPPSINWQDLLSRCGCGLYSSQEELKWSFLKSTQHSFVPQTCLPQETVISANKLILDCYTAKLSGLQMAVETANMILDLSYIIEDQN, encoded by the exons ATGTCTCGTTTAGAAGCTAAAAAACCATCGTTGTGTGAAAGTGAACCACTGACAAGTGAGAGGGTCAGGGCCACACTGTCTGTCTTGAAAGGAATCATAACATCATGCTATGGCCCTTCAGGCCGGTTGAAACAGTTGCACAATGGCCTTGGAGGCTATGTGTGCACAACTTCACAGTCATCGGCCCTACTTGCTCACCTTTCTGTCACCCATCCCATTCTAAAGATCCTGACAACCGCTATGCAGAATCACGTGTCATGCTTTAGTGACTGTGGCTTATTCACAGCCATTCTTTGCTGCAACTTGATTGAAAATGTTCTGAGAATAGGCTTGCCACCCACCACTGTCATCAagttaaataaacatcttttgagCCTCTCCACTAATTACTTGAAATCTGAGTTCTGTGGCTGTCGGATCCCAGTCAACTTTAGTAATACAGAGATGCTTCTTTGCTTGGTACGTAGCATATTAACAAGTAAGCCTGCCTGTATGCTCACCCACAAGGAAGTAGACCATGTCAGTGCTTTGATCCTAAAATCCTTTTTACTTACAATTCCAGAAAATGTTCAAGACCGTGTCATTTTAGGGAAAAGTATAATTGTGCCTCTAAAAGGTCAGAGAGTTATAGATTCTACTGTACTACCTGGAATCCTTATTGAAATATCAGATGTTCAGTTGATGAAGATGTTACCTACCAAAAACTCAGATTCCCTCAAGGTGGCACTCTTTTGTGCATCTTTATCTGGAGACCTTACTGGTACTGGAGAAGGGAGTATGGTGGTCACTTACGGAGTTTCTCTTGAAAATGCAGCCCTGGACCAGTTGCTTAACCTCGGAAATCAGCTGGTTAATGACCATGTAGATCTTGTCATGTGCCAAAAAGTTGTACATCCATCTTTGAAACAGTTTCTCAGTACACATCATGTTATCGTTATTGACAGACTTGGAGCGGCTCTTATGGAACCCCTGAGTAAAGTGACAG gaacacaGCCTATTGGCTCCCTGGACTCAGTCTCTCCTAGTAGTTACGGAAGTGTGAAAGATTTGTCCTCTGCAAGATTTGGCTCAAAACATTTTTTACATCTAATTACTTATGAATCAACTATCTGCAGCTTTCTTCTCTGCAACAGAAATGAGACTACTTGGGATGAACTGAAG ctCACATGTCAAACTGCACTGCATGTCTTACAATTAACTATCAAGGAACCATGGGTTTTGCTAGGAGGTGGCTGTACTGAAACTCATTTGGCTGCATATATCAGACACAAG GCTTGTCGTGAGCCAGAAAGCATCCTCAAAGATGGATATTCTCAAACAGAACTTCAGCTAGTTGTTGGAGCATATTGCAGTGCACTGGAATCTCTTGCCGGCTCTTTAGAACATGATGGTGGTGATATTCTCACAGACATGAAATATGGACACTTTTGGTTAGCTCAGACAAATTCTCCCCCTTCTATTAACTGGCAAGATTTGCTTTCAAGATGTGGCTGTGGACTATACAGTAGCCAAGAAGAACTCAAATGGTCTTTCTTAAAGAGTACTCAGCATTCTTTTGTGCCACAAACCTGCCTTCCACAGGAAACTGTAATTTCAGCTAACAAGTTAATCTTGGACTGTTATACTGCTAAGCTTAGTGGACTACAAATGGCTGTGGAGACTGCTAATATGATTTTAGACCTTTCATATATCATTGAAGATCAAAATTAA